Proteins from a single region of Plasmodium brasilianum strain Bolivian I chromosome 13, whole genome shotgun sequence:
- a CDS encoding STP1 protein — protein sequence MIQQKIDKNTDKSQYKPIVQPEEDGKFALEQTNIKKKKDKKKETKIASNTNAFTFQQKRAYQKQAKEKDTLRQCISKNCMIINQYLESGCLKEWTKELCNILDEYDNEGTNNKSLLNIEEL from the exons atgatacaacaaaaaatagataaaaatacAGATAAGAGTCAATATAAACCAATAGTTCAACCGGAAGAAGACGGTAAATTTGCACTAGAACA aacaaatattaaaaaaaaaaaagataaaaaaaaggaaactaAAATTGCTTCGAATACTAATGCCTTCACATTTCAACAAAAAAGAGCTTATCAAAAACAGGCTAA agaaaaagataCATTGAGACAGTGCATATCAAAAAATTGTATGATTATCAACCAATATTTGGAATCGGGGTGCCTTAAGGAATGGACAAAGGAATTGTGCAATATATTAGATGAATACGATAATGAAGGAACTAATAATAAATCACTCTTAAATATAGAAGAGCTGTAG
- a CDS encoding hypothetical protein (Plasmodium exported protein (PHIST)) — protein MDVSPFELNYRYSRNLYELCTSEKEYIGSNNNKETSEDLVFDSFSNISDSLKAFDRHQVNGILLHNNMDVDRMSDVSLYSCRLSELGEELYDYECQLNEEEIDVMINSLKPIPSKSDLLNIWRLVCRYENYKFLELINHFFSLYCSIKHKYHVKKGSFRKNIWENYNNVIKELPCTEAYYNERLNNYINEKSLTREEYKAFVEEYRNVVKELREDLFSRCQIEVAQVMELPQWKLA, from the coding sequence ATGGATGTTTCACCATTTGAGCTAAATTACAGGTATTCAAGGAATTTATACGAGTTATGTACAAGTGAGAAGGAATATATaggtagtaataataataaagaaactTCAGAAGATTTAGTATTTGATTCATTTAGTAATATTTCTGACTCATTAAAAGCATTTGATAGACATCAGGTAAATGgcatattattacataacaACATGGATGTAGACCGTATGTCAGATGTGAGTTTATATAGTTGTAGATTGTCTGAATTAGGAGAAGAATTATACGATTACGAATGTCAgttaaatgaagaagaaataGATGTAATGATCAATTCTTTAAAGCCTATACCATCGAAGAGTGATCTTCTAAATATATGGAGACTTGTATGCAGGTACGAGAATTATAAATTCCTTGAACttataaatcattttttttctttatattgtagtataaaacacaaatatcatgtaaaaaaaggaagttttagaaaaaatatatgggaaaattataataatgttattaaAGAACTACCGTGCACTGAGGCATACTATAATGAACGTCTTAATAATTACATTAATGAGAAATCATTGACAAGAGAAGAGTATAAGGCTTTTGTTGAAGAGTATAGAAATGTGGTTAAGGAATTAAGAGAAGATTTATTTAGTAGGTGTCAAATAGAAGTAGCTCAAGTTATGGAATTACCACAGTGGAAGTTAGCGTGA